A window of Nicotiana tabacum cultivar K326 chromosome 24, ASM71507v2, whole genome shotgun sequence contains these coding sequences:
- the LOC107814799 gene encoding putative HVA22-like protein g codes for MLGNFITSGLVLVLGYAYPAFECFKTVEKNKVEIEELRFWCQYWIIVAALRIFESFGDVFMSWLPMYGEAKLALFIYLWYPKIKGTAYIYETLLKPYVAKYEKDIDRSLLELRAKAWDLAIYYWQNCTELGQAKFLQMLEFIASQSKRGTLSSHEQKDEKNHSGEAPPNTPSGLFKRNKQQPVDRKRPPTSPSPPPPSSSIHRSTLHSSKSESVQEHPENASFQDDDGVEPDIDHNLHAARAKLRRSNKGIS; via the exons ATGTTGGGAAACTTCATTACCAGCGGATTAGT ATTGGTTCTCGGATATGCATACCCTGCTTTTGAATGTTTTAAAACTGTTGAGAAGAATAAAGTGGAGATTGAAGAACTTAGATTCTGGTGCCAATATTG GATTATTGTCGCGGCACTAAGAATCTTTGAGAGCTTTGGAGATGTGTTCATGTCATG GTTACCTATGTATGGTGAGGCCAAATTGGCACTTTTCATCTACTTATGGTATCCAAAAATAAAGGGTACAGCATACATCTATGAGACCTTATTGAAGCCATATGTAGCAAAGTATGAAAAAGATATTGACAGAAGTTTACTGGAGTTGAGAGCCAAGGCATGGGACTTGGCAATTTATTACTGGCAAAATTGCACAGAATTGGGGCAAGCAAAGTTCTTACAGATGCTTGAGTTTATAGCTTCTCAGTCCAAAAGAGGAACACTGTCCAGTCATGAG CAAAAAGATGAGAAAAACCATTCAGGTGAAGCACCACCAAACACGCCATCCGGATTGTTCAAGAGGAACAAGCAACAACCGGTTGACCGGAAGCGCCCGCCCACTTCACCGTCACCGCCACCGCCTTCTTCCTCTATCCACCGCTCCACATTGCATTCCTCTAAGTCGGAATCAGTGCAAGAACACCCTGAGAATGCTTCATTTCAAGACGATGATGGTGTTGAACCTGATATAGACCATAATCTTCATGCTGCCAGGGCAAAACTAAGACGTTCCAACAAAGGGATCAGTTAG